The following are from one region of the Salmo salar chromosome ssa27, Ssal_v3.1, whole genome shotgun sequence genome:
- the LOC106589153 gene encoding transmembrane protein 64, translating to MWGPAPQSLQVFVKVLKHAAVKGQIQLNRWLQRSTPDDCDQIDNLICNAFDERGGAVGKSDGDPESIVDTGVSFTGGGATNGDFRHPCCITTCCFKSSLLACILTAVCFSSVALVRQYLKDLLLWVESLDSLVGALLFIVGLIIVSFPFGWGYIVLNVAAGYLYGFVLGMGLVMVGVLIGTFLAHLVCKRLLTDWVVNKVGNSEQLSAVIRVVEGGSGLKVVALARLTPIPFGLQNAVFSITDVSLPNYLVASSVGLLPTQLLNSYLGTTLRTMEDVIAEQSVSGYLVFSLQIIISIGLMFYVVHRAQVELNAAIAACQMELRTSHMNGTSTNHSGFTYCSKRASAGGGIINVV from the exons ATGTGGGGCCCGGCGCCACAATCCCTGCAGGTCTTCGTAAAAGTCCTGAAACACGCCGCTGTCAAAGGACAGATCCAGCTGAACCGCTGGCTCCAGAGATCCACCCCGGACGACTGCGATCAAATCGACAACTTGATATGCAACGCCTTCGACGAGAGAGGAGGCGCCGTCGGGAAGTCAGACGGAGACCCGGAGAGCATCGTTGACACAGGCGTGTCATTCACCGGTGGCGGCGCCACCAACGGGGATTTCAGACACCCGTGTTGTATTACTACGTGTTGTTTCAAGAGCAGCCTCCTGGCGTGCATTCTGACAGCTGTGTGCTTCTCCTCCGTGGCTCTCGTCCGACAGTACCTCAAGGACCTTCTCCTCTGGGTGGAGAGCTTGGACAGCCTGGTTGGAGCCTTGCTGTTCATAGTTGGTCTGATCATCGTGTCCTTCCCATTCGGCTGGGGCTACATCGTACTGAACGTGGCTGCGGGGTACCTGTACGGCTTCGTGCTGGGTATGGGGCTGGTCATGGTGGGGGTGCTCATAGGTACCTTCCTGGCTCACCTGGTGTGTAAGAGACTGTTGACGGACTGGGTGGTCAACAAGGTGGGGAACTCTGAACAGCTCAGTGCTGTAATACGGGTGGTGGAGGGGGGGAGTGGACTCAAAGTTGTGGCCTTAGCGAGACTCACACCCATTCCTTTTGGACTCCAGAATGCAGTGTTTTCA ATCACAGACGTGTCGTTGCCAAACTACCTGGTGGCGTCGTCAGTCGGCCTGCTGCCCACTCAGCTCCTAAACTCCTACCTGGGCACCACGCTGCGCACCATGGAGGACGTCATCGCAGAACAGAGCGTCAGCGGATACCTTGTCTTCAGTCTACAG atcatCATCAGTATAGGCCTGATGTTCTACGTGGTCCATCGGGCCCAGGTGGAGCTGAATGCGGCCATCGCTGCCTGTCAGATGGAGCTGAGGACTTCGCACATGAACGGCACTTCCACCAATCACAGCGGCTTCACCTACTGCAGCAAGAGGGCGTCGGCCGGGGGCGGGATCATCAACGTGGTCTGA